A single Glycine soja cultivar W05 chromosome 14, ASM419377v2, whole genome shotgun sequence DNA region contains:
- the LOC114383089 gene encoding protein EXORDIUM-like, with protein MSTFMLKIFLLISIFQISFATRRLNELVQDQTQLLRYHNGPLLSGKISINLIWYGHFKPSQKAIVSDFITSLSPSSPHSTQPSVATWWKTTEKYYHHLSNTKKTSPLSIPLNKQILDENYSLGKSLTSKHLIQLASKGDHKNAINVVLTSADVAVEGFCTSRCGTHGSSSAGHAKNKNYKFAYIWVGNSEAQCPGQCAWPFHQPIYGPQSPPLVAPNNDVGIDGMVINLASLLAGTVTNPFGNGFYQGPAEAPLEAATACPGVYGKGAYPGYAGNLNVDSSTGASYNAHGANGRKYLLPALYDPATSSCSTLV; from the coding sequence atgtCAACTTTCATGTTGAAAATCTTCCTTCTAATTTCCATCTTTCAAATCTCTTTCGCCACTAGGAGGTTGAATGAGTTAGTTCAGGACCAAACTCAGCTTCTTCGTTACCACAATGGCCCTCTTCTCTCTGGCAAAATCTCCATTAACCTCATTTGGTACGGCCACTTCAAACCTTCCCAGAAGGCAATAGTCTCCGATTTCATCACCTCGCTGTCACCCTCATCCCCTCACAGCACCCAACCATCCGTCGCCACGTGGTGGAAAACCACAGAAAAATACTACCACCACCTCAGTAATACTAAAAAAACCTCCCCTCTTTCAATTCCACTCAATAAACAGATTCTCGACGAAAACTACTCGCTCGGCAAATCCCTCACGAGCAAGCACCTCATTCAGCTAGCTTCAAAGGGTGACCACAAAAACGCCATCAACGTTGTGTTAACTTCCGCTGACGTGGCAGTTGAAGGTTTCTGCACGAGCCGATGTGGGACCCACGGTTCTTCCTCAGCGGGCCATGCAAAGAACAAGAACTACAAGTTCGCATACATATGGGTTGGGAATTCAGAGGCCCAATGCCCGGGCCAATGCGCGTGGCCGTTTCACCAGCCCATATATGGGCCTCAAAGCCCACCTCTTGTTGCGCCGAACAACGACGTGGGCATTGACGGAATGGTAATAAACCTGGCGAGCCTCTTGGCTGGGACCGTTACGAACCCGTTTGGCAACGGGTTCTATCAGGGCCCAGCCGAGGCTCCACTCGAAGCGGCTACGGCTTGCCCTGGGGTTTATGGCAAAGGGGCTTACCCTGGCTACGCTGGGAATTTGAACGTGGACTCTTCCACTGGTGCTAGCTATAATGCGCACGGTGCTAATGGAAGGAAGTACTTGCTTCCTGCTTTGTATGACCCTGCCACGTCATCGTGCTCCACCCTAGTGTGA